Proteins encoded together in one Papaver somniferum cultivar HN1 unplaced genomic scaffold, ASM357369v1 unplaced-scaffold_117, whole genome shotgun sequence window:
- the LOC113329692 gene encoding ankyrin repeat-containing protein At5g02620-like — MDPRLYEAITSGNIYKLERLLATRNDVNEYITTQTTATRKNTVLHVAVQFKRKMFVEELCKRCSQPGVLIMQQNFKGDTVLHIAARLGLSDIVAVLIRHVDNRCSITVQELVRMTNNKNDTALHDAVRNHKFLVGRLLIEADPLFEYFPNDAGETPLYLAAEEGLYDFVVSILQKCPSSAHNGPGGRTPLHVAVANGYSEITKLLLEKKPSLIHQRDENGNSALHYAAYFAKPKVAIQLLEADPSIVLGKDNDGRTALHIAASSRLPRNIAYLLKVDTLGPAQHTKVGRLGLQPLAYMKFKYENTQVIEEVTKCCQECWEELDNNGQNFLHLAAENGSVRVMKYILGKSNLVENIINDEDYQGNTPLHLVLRSKSIECLRILSRDKRVNKKAVNNDNLTALDILLHDLDKADVPHREFIQAGYRYLFEGGLLWYGRSQIRIDKEDERYGAISQNKYKIAIECAKELSESQIVVTTLIAAVTYTVGLALPGGYNSGGPSAGLPILSGVPAFKVFVRCNSTALLLSIIVLHIHYFNKLIPHRKAKSVVLRALVTHVLMFSATVLMLMAFLVGNYIFFGHSATFTSPVASAGIIVIFYFLVKFLKKAT, encoded by the exons ATGGATCCAAGGTTGTATGAAGCTATAACTTCAGGAAACATTTACAAATTGGAAAGGCTATTGGCTACAAGGAATGATGTCAATGAATATATTACAACTCAAACTACAGCTACTCGCAAGAATACTGTTCTACATGTTGCTGTACAATTCAAAAGAAAGATGTTTGTAGAGGAATTATGCAAGAGATGCTCGCAACCTGGGGTATTAATAATGCAACAAAACTTCAAAGGAGATACTGTGTTGCATATCGCTGCAAGGCTAGGATTGTCTGATATAGTCGCAGTTCTTATTCGTCATGTAGATAATCGCTGCAGTATTACGGTGCAAGAGCTAGTGAGGATGACGAATAACAAGAATGACACAGCGTTGCATGATGCAGTTCGTAATCATAAGTTTTTAGTAGGGAGATTGTTGATTGAAGCAGATCCGTTGTTTGAGTATTTTCCAAATGATGCAGGTGAAACCCCACTTTACCTTGCTGCAGAAGAAGGGTTGTATGATTTTGTAGTTTCAATCTTACAAAAATGTCCATCATCAGCTCATAATGGTCCTGGCGGCCGAACACCCTTGCACGTAGCTGTAGCTAATGGGTACTCAG AAATAACAAAATTATTACTCGAGAAAAAACCAAGTTTGATACATCAAAGAGACGAGAACGGAAACAGTGCACTCCACTATGCTGCATATTTCGCCAAGCCAAAGGTGGCTATTCAATTACTAGAAGCTGACCCTTCTATTGTATTGGGGAAGGACAATGATGGCAGGACAGCTCTTCACATTGCAGCAAGTAGTCGTTTGCCAAGAAATATTGCATACCTGCTCAAGGTTGACACCCTTGGTCCTGCGCAACATACAAAAGTTGGCCGTCTCGGTCTCCAGCCCTTAGCTTACATGAAATTTAAATATGAAAACACACAAGTTATTGAAGAGGTAACTAAATGCTGCCAAGAATGCTGGGAAGAACTTGATAACAACGGTCAGAATTTTCTTCACCTTGCCGCTGAAAATGGAAGTGTGAGAGTGATGAAGTATATCTTAGGGAAATCAAACTTGGTTGAGAATATTATAAACGACGAGGATTACCAAGGAAACACACCTTTGCATCTGGTTCTCAGATCAAAAAGTATTGAATGTTTGCGAATTCTCAGCAGGGACAAGAGAGTGAACAAGAAGGCCGTCAACAATGATAACTTGACAGCTTTGGACATTCTTCTTCATGATTTG GACAAGGCAGATGTGCCACACCGGGAGTTTATACAAGCTGGTTATAGATACCTGTTTGAAGGAGGATTGCTATGGTATGGGAGAAGCCAAATCAGAATAGACAAAGAAGATGAAAGATATGGAGCCATATCGCAGAATAAGTACAAGATAGCTATAGAATGTGCAAAAGAACTATCTGAAAGCCAGATAGTAGTGACTACACTTATAGCTGCAGTTACATACACAGTTGGTTTAGCATTACCTGGAGGCTACAACAGTGGCGGACCATCAGCAGGCTTACCAATCTTAAGCGGCGTACCAGCTTTCAAAGTTTTTGTCAGGTGCAACAGCACTGCCCTGCTTCTGTCAATTATAGTTTTACACATCCATTACTTTAACAAACTCATTCCTCATAGAAAAGCCAAATCAGTGGTACTCCGGGCACTAGTCACACATGTTCTCATGTTCAGTGCCACTGTATTAATGTTGATGGCATTCTTGGTCGGAAATTACATCTTCTTTGGCCACTCAGCAACTTTTACCAGTCCTGTGGCTTCTGCTGGCATTATAGTTATTTTTtatttccttgttaaatttctcAAAAAAGCTACCTGA
- the LOC113329691 gene encoding trans-resveratrol di-O-methyltransferase-like, translated as MSLKCVVELGIPDIIHSHGKPMHLSNLFDALSLPSVRIDPLNRLMRFMIHSGFFATQSLGENQEQEGYLLTPTLRILVKANPKTMSSVVLSMVDPILVLSFQSLHTWFQGSESSPFVAAHGMSLWNLLEQNPESGKNFHDSMANDSCVLMSVILKEGKEVFDNLKSLVDVGGGTGTTAHAVVGAFPHLICIVLDLPNVVANLQGTANVVFIGGDMFESIPHADAVRTVLPFWSALGEFILHDWSDKDCVRILQRCRAAIPSREEGGKVIIIDAVIEEDKNKQEDSITETQLLMDIAVMAIYNSKERTENFSSTQVLLTTNNSCPGV; from the exons ATGTCTCTCAAATGTGTTGTTGAATTAGGCATACCCGACATAATCCACAGCCATGGAAAACCCATGCATCTCTCTAATCTTTTTGATGCTCTCTCTCTACCATCAGTGAGAATTGATCCTTTGAATAGGTTAATGCGGTTTATGATTCATTCGGGATTCTTTGCAACACAAAGCCTTGGCGAAAATCAAGAACAAGAAGGATATTTACTAACACCAACTTTAAGGATTTTAGTAAAAGCTAATCCCAAGACGATGTCATCTGTTGTTCTCTCTATGGTTGATCCTATCCTGGTATTATCTTTTCAATCCTTACACACTTGGTTTCAGGGAAGTGAATCCTCACCATTTGTGGCTGCTCATGGTATGAGCCTATGGAATTTGTTGGAGCAGAATCCCGAGTCTGGAAAGAACTTCCATGATTCGATGGCTAATGACTCTTGCGTGTTGATGAGTGTAATTCTTAAGGAAGGTAAGGAGGTATTCGATAACTTGAAGTCGCTGGTTGATGTAGGAGGTGGGACTGGAACTACAGCGCATGCCGTTGTTGGAGCATTCCCACACCTCATCTGCATAGTTCTCGACCTCCCAAATGTTGTTGCAAACTTACAAGGGACTGCTAATGTAGTCTTCATTGGGGGTGACATGTTCGAATCCATCCCACATGCAGATGCAGTCAGGACCGTCTTACCGTTTTGGAGTGCTCTAGGCGAA TTTATTCTTCATGACTGGAGCGATAAAGATTGTGTACGAATACTTCAGAGGTGCAGAGCAGCTATTCCGTCAAGAGAAGAGGGAGGAAAGGTGATAATAATAGATGCCGTGATTGAAGAAGACAAGAACAAACAAGAAGATTCAATTACTGAAACTCAACTACTCATGGACATTGCGGTGATGGCAATTTATAATAGCAAGGAGAGAACTGAGAACTTTTCATCGACTCAGGTTTTACTGACTACAAATAACTCGTGTCCAGGGGTTTAG
- the LOC113329538 gene encoding cytochrome P450 71B36-like, whose product MECLPYGFFLLLPLLLLPLCFLITVKGRNDQNKPNFAPGPPKLPIIGNLHQLAKPPHQAVSKLSKIYGSVMLLQFGSVPTLVISSAEAAEQILKTLDLDFCTRPQLAGPKRLSYNYKDMAFAPYGEYWREIGKICVLELYSTKRVQSFRVVREDEVDVLIESISSSSNTTPVNFYEMLTSFTHRTLSRVAFGSTTGLSRNQFYDGTLTAILNEVVIVLNGFSATDFFPKVGWIIDRITGIHGKTEKCFHDLNNFFQQMIDEHVNPERLKLEHEDIIDVLLKLEKDQMSMVRLTNDHIKAILMNVFVAGVDSPAVTVTWAMAELAKHPKVMKKVQEEIRNYVGSKGKVEESDLDSFQYLKMVVKETLRLHPPSPLLLRESMKYSKINGYDIYPKTRVVINVWEIGRSPKYWENPQDFFPERFKDSCIDYLGGHNFEYIPFGGGRRGCPGMNMAIVLTELALANVLYAFDWELPKGINKEDINMEESSGIIIHRKHPLELVPVKYV is encoded by the exons ATGGAGTGTCTTCCTTATGGTTTCTTTCTACTTCTTCCTCTACTTCTACTTCCTCTATGTTTTCTCATCACAGTCAAAGGCAGAAATGATCAAAACAAACCTAACTTCGCGCCTGGTCCTCCTAAGCTTCCAATTATTGGTAATTTACATCAACTTGCAAAACCTCCTCATCAAGCAGTATCAAAGTTATCTAAAATATATGGATCCGTGATGCTTCTACAATTCGGAAGTGTACCAACACTTGTAATCTCCTCCGCTGAAGCTGCCGAACAAATCTTGAAAACACTAGATCTTGATTTTTGTACAAGACCTCAACTCGCTGGACCAAAACGTCTTTCGTATAACTACAAAGATATGGCCTTTGCGCCGTATGGGGAGTATTGGAGAGAAATTGGAAAAATATGTGTACTTGAACTTTATAGTACAAAAAGGGTGCAGTCTTTTAGGGTAGTCAGGGAAGACGAAGTCGATGTTTTGATTGAATCCATATCGTCTTCTTCAAATACTACTCCTGTTAATTTTTATGAAATGTTAACAAGTTTTACGCATAGAACACTCAGTAGAGTTGCTTTCGGTAGCACAACTGGTCTAAGCCGGAACCAATTTTATGATGGAACACTCACGGCAATTCTTAATGAAGTCGTGATTGTCTTGAACGGTTTCTCTGCAACCGACTTCTTTCCTAAGGTGGGCTGGATTATTGATAGGATCACTGGAATCCATGGTAAAACGGAAAAATGCTTTCATGATTTGAACAACTTTTTTCAACAAATGATCGACGAACATGTCAACCCGGAAAGACTGAAACTGGAGCACGAAGATATCATTGACGTTTTGCTTAAATTAGAGAAGGATCAAATGAGTATGGTTCGTCTCACAAACGACCATATCAAAGCAATTCTTATG AATGTATTTGTCGCTGGAGTAGACTCACCGGCTGTAACAGTGACTTGGGCGATGGCAGAACTGGCTAAACATCCAAAAGTTATGAAAAAAGTTCAAGAAGAGATTAGAAACTATGTGGGATCAAAAGGGAAGGTAGAAGAATCAGACCTTGATAGTTTCCAATACTTAAAAATGGTAGTTAAAGAAACTCTTAGGTTGCATCCACCATCCCCATTGCTTCTAAGAGAAAGCATGAAATATAGTAAAATCAACGGATACGACATATACCCAAAAACAAGGGTTGTAATAAATGTATGGGAAATCGGGAGGAGTCCAAAATATTGGGAAAACCCACAAGACTTTTTCCCGGAGAGGTTCAAGGATAGCTGCATTGATTATCTTGGAGGTCATAATTTTGAATACATACCTTTTGGGGGAGGTAGAAGGGGTTGCCCGGGAATGAATATGGCAATCGTGTTAACAGAGCTTGCCCTAGCTAATGTATTATACGCTTTCGATTGGGAATTGCCAAAAGGAATAAACAAGGAAGACATAAACATGGAGGAATCATCAGGGATTATTATTCATAGGAAGCATCCACTTGAGCTTGTACCCGTCAAGTATGTATGA